The following coding sequences are from one Treponema parvum window:
- a CDS encoding lipopolysaccharide biosynthesis protein, translating to MLFGGVKNNKKLIKSIFLNILLKPCLVLVSFFYTPLVLSFLGVEKYGVWVTMLSVLNWLTIFDFGIGGGFRNLLGKSLVKNDKKEINSISSTAYITLLSSVSILCVILLIFSYFINWNSVFNTDVVIKPAVFIILIFLCLNFVFGLTNSILYANQKSEIVPIINFVVQIFNLFGVFLFKKIISEENRTISQMALLYSSSGIVVNLFVVSYIWKRYKEYIPSFNSFDKRYINSIFNYGVKLFFLQICGILLFMTDSIIITHLYSPEQVTPYAITRNLFSIVNSLFVALLVPFWSKYTIENEKKNYVWIKKSINVQLVLLGCGIIGLIILYHIFIPLTKIWLKKELDFPPYLILTMAILIGTEMFTGVFSIFLNGVSYINGQLSISIIGAILNVPLSIIFAKYLGFGVTGVCFATVCCQMLGVIFLPVFTIKFLKQNMKMCKN from the coding sequence ATGCTTTTTGGGGGTGTTAAAAATAATAAGAAATTAATAAAAAGTATTTTTCTCAATATATTATTGAAGCCTTGTTTGGTGTTGGTTAGTTTTTTTTATACACCTTTGGTTTTATCGTTTTTGGGTGTCGAAAAGTATGGGGTATGGGTTACTATGCTTTCGGTATTGAATTGGCTAACGATTTTTGATTTTGGTATAGGCGGCGGCTTTAGAAATTTATTGGGAAAATCGCTGGTAAAAAATGATAAAAAAGAAATAAACAGCATATCGTCTACTGCATATATAACCCTTTTATCAAGTGTATCAATTCTTTGTGTTATTTTATTGATATTTTCATATTTTATAAATTGGAATAGTGTCTTTAATACTGACGTAGTAATAAAACCGGCTGTCTTTATAATTTTAATATTTTTATGCTTAAATTTTGTTTTTGGTCTTACAAATTCTATCCTATATGCAAATCAAAAATCGGAAATAGTACCGATAATAAATTTTGTAGTTCAAATTTTTAATTTATTTGGCGTATTTCTTTTCAAAAAAATTATTAGTGAAGAGAATAGAACAATAAGCCAGATGGCGCTACTTTATTCTAGTTCCGGAATAGTGGTTAATTTATTTGTTGTTAGCTATATATGGAAAAGATATAAGGAATATATTCCCAGTTTTAACAGCTTTGATAAAAGGTATATAAATTCCATTTTTAACTATGGAGTAAAATTGTTTTTTTTACAAATTTGCGGAATATTATTATTTATGACCGACAGTATAATTATTACACACCTTTATTCTCCTGAGCAGGTAACGCCATATGCGATAACTAGGAATTTGTTTTCCATAGTTAATTCTTTGTTTGTTGCATTATTGGTACCTTTTTGGTCGAAATATACAATTGAAAATGAAAAGAAAAATTATGTATGGATAAAGAAAAGTATAAATGTGCAACTGGTATTATTGGGGTGTGGTATTATTGGGCTTATAATTCTATATCATATTTTTATTCCATTGACAAAGATTTGGTTAAAAAAAGAACTTGATTTTCCTCCATATCTGATTTTGACTATGGCTATATTAATCGGTACTGAAATGTTTACAGGGGTATTCTCAATTTTTTTGAATGGAGTTAGCTATATAAACGGGCAACTTAGTATTTCCATAATAGGGGCTATTTTAAATGTTCCCTTGTCTATTATTTTTGCTAAGTATTTAGGATTTGGAGTTACAGGAGTTTGCTTCGCAACGGTATGTTGTCAGATGCTTGGTGTTATTTTTCTACCTGTTTTTACTATTAAATTTTTAAAGCAAAATATGAAAATGTGTAAAAATTGA
- the rfbF gene encoding glucose-1-phosphate cytidylyltransferase, whose protein sequence is MKVVILAGGYGTRISEESHLKPKPMIEIGELPIIVHIMKIYAAHGFKEFIICAGYKQHIIKEYFSNYFLYNSDVTFDMQDNACIFHNKPKDDWKVTIVDTGLRTMTGGRVKRIKEYIENQPFMLTYGDAVGNIDMAALLASHKKSGKLATMTCYNLGQNKGVVEVADGTVKAFREKDDEDGDLINVGFMVCEPEVINYIEGDATVFEQTPLKSLVLDNQLNAYIHRGFWQCMDTLREKEKLERLWASGSAPWKIWKD, encoded by the coding sequence ATGAAAGTCGTTATTTTAGCCGGAGGTTACGGAACTCGGATCAGCGAAGAATCTCATCTCAAGCCGAAACCGATGATCGAAATCGGGGAGCTTCCGATCATTGTGCACATAATGAAGATCTACGCGGCTCATGGTTTTAAAGAATTCATTATCTGTGCCGGATACAAACAGCATATCATCAAAGAATATTTTTCAAACTATTTTCTCTATAACAGCGACGTTACGTTTGATATGCAGGATAATGCATGCATATTCCATAACAAACCGAAAGACGATTGGAAAGTCACCATTGTCGATACCGGTTTACGGACGATGACAGGCGGACGAGTTAAACGCATAAAAGAATATATCGAAAATCAACCGTTTATGCTTACTTACGGCGATGCCGTCGGCAATATCGATATGGCGGCGCTGCTTGCGTCACATAAAAAATCCGGAAAACTTGCAACGATGACATGCTACAATTTAGGTCAAAATAAGGGAGTCGTTGAAGTTGCGGACGGGACCGTAAAAGCATTCCGAGAAAAAGACGATGAAGACGGAGACCTTATTAATGTCGGTTTTATGGTGTGTGAGCCCGAAGTGATTAATTATATTGAAGGAGATGCGACCGTTTTTGAACAGACACCGTTAAAATCGCTCGTTCTGGATAATCAACTGAACGCATATATTCATCGCGGTTTTTGGCAGTGCATGGATACACTGCGAGAAAAAGAAAAACTCGAACGGCTTTGGGCAAGCGGCAGTGCTCCGTGGAAAATTTGGAAAGACTGA
- a CDS encoding 1-deoxy-D-xylulose-5-phosphate synthase N-terminal domain-containing protein: MEEISRKLRKTALYLSHKCKDGNLQSVFSCLDIMWVLYDRVMNWSPEKALDDDRDFFIISKGQATLALYPILIEKGMFNLKDIASEIGNFDSRYCIQTDLTKFSGGIENNAGSLGHGLPFGTGIAYANKIKKSRSNVYVLCGDGELCEGTMWESFIFAGDKHLDNLCVIIDDNDSVKAMVSLNSISEKLRSFNFDTFEVNGHDMNECESILSGIKKMNNGKPKAVIAHTIRGYGSKTMTEHEIWFHKAPNESELVLLNKEVDEF; the protein is encoded by the coding sequence ATGGAAGAAATTTCAAGAAAATTGCGAAAGACGGCTTTATATCTCTCTCATAAATGCAAAGACGGGAATTTGCAAAGTGTATTTTCTTGCCTGGATATTATGTGGGTTTTATATGACAGAGTGATGAACTGGTCTCCAGAAAAAGCATTAGATGATGACCGCGATTTTTTTATTATAAGTAAAGGGCAGGCTACTCTCGCTTTATATCCTATTTTAATAGAAAAAGGTATGTTTAATTTAAAAGATATTGCAAGCGAAATTGGAAATTTTGATAGCCGTTATTGCATACAAACGGATTTAACTAAATTCAGCGGCGGTATAGAAAACAATGCGGGGTCTTTAGGTCATGGACTTCCGTTTGGTACGGGTATCGCATATGCAAACAAAATAAAGAAAAGTCGTTCCAATGTATATGTACTTTGCGGTGATGGTGAACTTTGTGAGGGTACGATGTGGGAATCATTTATTTTCGCCGGTGATAAACATCTTGATAATTTATGTGTGATTATTGATGATAATGATTCTGTAAAAGCGATGGTTTCTCTTAATTCAATTAGTGAAAAGCTTAGATCATTTAATTTTGATACGTTTGAAGTAAACGGACATGATATGAACGAATGTGAAAGTATTCTTTCTGGAATTAAAAAAATGAACAATGGAAAGCCAAAGGCTGTTATTGCACATACAATACGTGGGTATGGTAGCAAAACGATGACAGAACATGAGATATGGTTCCACAAAGCACCGAACGAAAGCGAACTTGTGTTATTAAATAAAGAGGTAGATGAATTTTGA
- the rfbG gene encoding CDP-glucose 4,6-dehydratase — protein sequence MDLSFYDGKKVFITGHTGFKGTWLCRILINARARIKGYSLEPPTIPSLFVSTGTVNDIDSIIGDIRDGVKLRDEVNAFRPDIVFHLAAQPIVRTSYKEPIVTYETNVMGTVNVLEAVRSAPSVKSFVNVTTDKVYLNREWAWGYRENEELCGYDPYSNSKSCSELVTYSYKNSFFKEQNSAAISTARSGNVIGGGDYAPDRIIPDCIRAVENGKEIILRNSNSIRPYQHVLECLRGYLMLAEKQSEDKKKYSGSYNFGPDDESCVTTGGLADLFCDTWGCGASWKTIEEADAPHEANFLKLDCSKAKAVLGWYPKWSVRTAVEKIVEWQKSVASGNSAKEMTDKQIKEYFEE from the coding sequence ATGGATTTGTCGTTTTATGACGGAAAGAAGGTATTTATAACAGGACATACGGGCTTTAAAGGGACATGGCTCTGCCGTATTTTAATTAACGCTAGGGCACGTATTAAGGGGTATTCTCTTGAACCGCCAACCATACCGAGCCTCTTCGTATCAACCGGGACTGTAAACGATATCGACAGTATAATCGGCGACATCCGCGACGGAGTGAAGCTTCGCGATGAGGTAAACGCTTTTCGGCCGGATATTGTCTTTCACTTGGCCGCCCAACCGATTGTTCGTACGAGCTATAAGGAGCCGATCGTGACATATGAAACAAATGTGATGGGTACGGTAAATGTTCTTGAAGCCGTCCGATCTGCGCCGAGCGTAAAATCGTTTGTAAATGTTACTACAGATAAAGTCTATCTCAATAGAGAATGGGCATGGGGTTACCGCGAAAACGAAGAGTTGTGCGGCTATGATCCGTATTCAAATTCGAAATCCTGTTCCGAGTTGGTTACCTACAGCTATAAAAATTCGTTTTTTAAAGAACAAAACAGCGCAGCGATAAGCACTGCCCGCAGCGGCAATGTCATAGGCGGCGGCGACTATGCGCCGGATAGGATTATTCCGGACTGTATCCGCGCCGTAGAAAACGGCAAAGAGATAATACTTCGCAATTCAAACAGCATACGCCCGTATCAGCATGTTCTTGAATGTTTGCGCGGATATCTTATGCTTGCCGAAAAGCAATCCGAAGACAAGAAAAAATACAGCGGAAGCTATAACTTCGGACCGGACGATGAAAGCTGCGTTACGACGGGTGGGCTTGCGGATTTATTCTGCGATACGTGGGGGTGCGGTGCATCTTGGAAAACCATAGAAGAAGCCGATGCTCCACACGAAGCTAATTTTTTGAAACTTGACTGCTCAAAAGCCAAAGCCGTCCTAGGTTGGTACCCGAAATGGAGCGTGCGGACGGCAGTGGAAAAAATCGTCGAATGGCAAAAATCCGTTGCAAGCGGAAATTCTGCAAAAGAAATGACGGATAAACAGATAAAGGAATATTTCGAGGAGTAG
- a CDS encoding AMP-binding protein, translating into MNLYKEYITEARDFKTYEDLKENFKIKTPENFNFSYDIVDRYAREAPEKRALVWCDDNEEKIFTFAQMSAASKKTAQFLSAHGIKKGDAVMLVLRRRYEFWYFMLALHRIGAMAVPSTVLLLQPDIEYRNNAAAIKMIVSLDDEDVQNEIEKAMPNSPTVKSLVTIGKAREGWICFSQEFEKYPEDFPRPQGDKATHNEDPMLLYFTSGTSGYPKMVAHNFLYPLGHIITAKYWQNVIDDGLHLSIAETGWGKAVWGKLYGQWLAGSAVFTFDMLAFKPDVILHKIEKYKVNTFCAPPTIYRYLIRRDLKKYDLSSLKYCVTAGEALNPEVFDRFYEQTGIKMFEAYGQTESTVICGNFPGMTPKPGSMGKPAPGYEVAVVDPDGQPCKPGETGEIVINLKNNHPFGLFTGYFKDKQLTEEVFKSGWYHTKDTAKMDEDGFIWFIGRNDDIIKSAGYRISPFEVESVLQKHPAVLECAVTGVSDIRRGQLVKATVVLSAGYEATKKLELDLQDFVKHHTAPYKRPRVIEFVSELPKTISGKIRRVEIREKDTEKEV; encoded by the coding sequence ATGAACCTATACAAGGAATACATAACGGAAGCTCGAGATTTTAAAACTTATGAGGATCTAAAAGAAAATTTTAAGATAAAGACGCCTGAAAATTTCAACTTCAGTTACGACATAGTCGACCGTTATGCGCGTGAAGCCCCTGAAAAAAGAGCGCTTGTGTGGTGCGACGACAATGAAGAAAAAATCTTTACCTTTGCGCAAATGTCCGCGGCTTCTAAAAAAACCGCACAGTTTTTATCCGCCCACGGAATAAAAAAAGGCGACGCCGTAATGCTCGTCCTAAGGCGAAGATACGAGTTTTGGTACTTTATGCTCGCGCTGCATCGGATCGGCGCGATGGCGGTTCCTTCCACCGTTCTCTTGCTTCAGCCGGATATAGAATACAGAAATAACGCTGCAGCCATAAAGATGATCGTTTCGCTTGACGATGAAGACGTGCAAAATGAAATCGAAAAGGCTATGCCCAATTCCCCTACGGTAAAATCGCTCGTAACTATCGGGAAGGCAAGAGAGGGCTGGATATGCTTTTCACAAGAATTTGAAAAATATCCCGAAGATTTTCCCCGCCCCCAAGGCGATAAGGCCACGCACAACGAAGATCCCATGCTCCTTTATTTTACTTCGGGAACTTCAGGCTATCCTAAAATGGTTGCCCATAATTTTTTGTATCCGCTCGGCCACATAATAACCGCCAAGTATTGGCAAAACGTTATCGACGACGGACTGCATCTTTCCATAGCCGAAACAGGCTGGGGAAAAGCCGTCTGGGGAAAATTATACGGTCAATGGCTGGCAGGATCGGCGGTATTCACCTTTGACATGCTGGCCTTTAAACCAGACGTCATACTTCACAAAATCGAAAAATATAAGGTCAACACCTTTTGCGCTCCGCCGACAATATACCGCTATCTTATAAGGCGTGATCTTAAAAAATATGATCTGTCTTCGCTTAAATACTGCGTAACTGCAGGCGAAGCCCTAAACCCTGAAGTATTTGACCGCTTTTACGAGCAGACGGGAATAAAAATGTTTGAAGCTTACGGTCAAACCGAAAGCACGGTCATTTGCGGAAATTTCCCCGGCATGACGCCTAAGCCCGGTTCCATGGGCAAACCTGCGCCGGGATATGAAGTTGCCGTAGTGGATCCCGACGGGCAGCCCTGCAAACCCGGTGAAACGGGTGAAATAGTCATCAATTTAAAAAACAATCATCCGTTCGGGCTTTTTACAGGATACTTCAAAGACAAACAGTTGACGGAAGAAGTTTTTAAAAGCGGCTGGTATCATACGAAGGATACTGCAAAGATGGACGAAGACGGTTTTATCTGGTTTATAGGTCGAAATGACGATATAATAAAGAGCGCGGGATACAGAATAAGTCCGTTCGAAGTTGAAAGCGTTTTGCAAAAACATCCGGCCGTACTCGAGTGCGCCGTTACGGGCGTTTCGGACATAAGGCGCGGACAGCTTGTAAAAGCGACGGTGGTTTTGTCAGCCGGATATGAGGCTACGAAAAAGCTGGAACTTGATCTGCAGGATTTTGTCAAACATCATACGGCTCCGTATAAAAGGCCGCGCGTAATAGAGTTTGTAAGCGAACTTCCTAAGACGATCAGCGGCAAAATCCGCCGCGTTGAAATAAGAGAAAAAGATACTGAAAAGGAAGTTTAA
- the aroC gene encoding chorismate synthase, with translation MSGNTFGTVFRVTTFGESHGEALGVVIDGCPAGLKIDVKHIQKALNRRRPGAAADGKPNAAVTERKEDDEVEILSGVFNGVSQGTPISLLIRNKSHKSNDYADIANTFRPGHADFTYYAKYGTRDWRGGGRSSGRETAARVAAGAVAQLLLEKEGIKVTAFTLKAAGIQCKKIDFDDIEKNPLRAADCAAAAEMEAKIKHLKETGDSAGGIIECVVKGAPAGLGEPVFDKLDAEIAKAILSIGAVKGIEFGEGFHVADMTGSQNNDPMRTGSMPDLISFETNNSGGILGGISNGNEIVFRAAIKPVPSIFKPQRTITVKEGKIENTDLVIEGRHDVCICPRIVPVIEAMTYIVLADMYLRNGCTKT, from the coding sequence ATGAGCGGAAACACATTCGGAACGGTTTTCAGAGTAACCACGTTCGGAGAAAGTCACGGGGAAGCGTTGGGAGTTGTGATAGACGGTTGTCCCGCAGGTCTTAAAATAGATGTAAAACACATTCAAAAAGCTCTGAATCGCCGTCGTCCGGGAGCCGCGGCCGACGGCAAGCCGAACGCCGCCGTAACAGAAAGAAAAGAAGACGACGAGGTAGAAATACTCAGCGGCGTTTTTAACGGTGTGTCGCAGGGAACTCCCATTTCTCTTTTAATACGGAACAAATCTCATAAGTCAAACGATTACGCCGATATTGCAAATACGTTTCGGCCGGGGCACGCAGATTTTACTTATTACGCAAAATACGGAACGCGCGACTGGCGCGGCGGCGGCAGATCCAGCGGAAGAGAGACGGCGGCGAGAGTTGCCGCGGGAGCCGTTGCACAGCTTTTGCTCGAAAAAGAAGGAATAAAAGTTACGGCTTTTACGCTCAAAGCCGCCGGAATTCAATGCAAAAAAATCGACTTTGACGATATTGAAAAAAATCCTCTGAGAGCTGCCGATTGCGCCGCCGCCGCCGAAATGGAAGCAAAAATCAAACATCTCAAAGAAACGGGAGACAGCGCAGGCGGAATTATCGAATGCGTAGTAAAAGGAGCGCCTGCCGGATTGGGCGAACCTGTTTTTGACAAATTGGATGCAGAGATCGCAAAGGCGATCCTTTCAATAGGCGCCGTAAAAGGCATAGAATTCGGAGAAGGCTTTCATGTTGCGGACATGACGGGCAGTCAAAATAACGATCCTATGCGAACAGGATCTATGCCCGATTTGATAAGTTTTGAAACAAATAATTCAGGCGGAATATTGGGCGGAATTTCAAACGGAAATGAAATTGTCTTCCGCGCCGCGATAAAACCCGTTCCGAGTATTTTCAAACCGCAAAGGACAATAACCGTAAAAGAAGGCAAGATCGAAAATACCGACTTAGTGATCGAGGGGCGCCACGATGTGTGCATATGTCCGCGCATAGTTCCGGTAATTGAAGCGATGACCTATATCGTGCTCGCGGATATGTATTTGAGAAACGGATGCACAAAGACATGA
- the rfbH gene encoding lipopolysaccharide biosynthesis protein RfbH encodes MFEDSTKKQAAEQIISAVKEYYKKFMVRPEYKDGDRISYASRVFDENEMVNLVDSSLEFWLTSGRYTDQFEAQLAKYLDVPFCSLVNSGSSANLCAFMALTSPLLKERQLKRGDEVITVACGFPTTVTPIIQYGAVPVFVDVTIPQYNIDVTKLEDALSPKTKAVMIAHTLGNPFDLKAVKEFCAKHNLWLIEDNCDALGSEYTIDGKAYKTGTVGDIGTSSFYPPHHMTMGEGGAVYTRNPLLHRIIRSLRDWGRDCICPSGVDNKCGHRFDGQYGELPFGYDHKYTYSHFGYNLKATDMQAAIGCAQLKKFPTFVERRKYNWKRLKDGLAGLEDKLILPEPAASSDPSWFGFLITCKPGTNRTELVKKIEAANIQTRALFAGNLVRHPCFDQMRLSGKGYRISGTLDVTDRIMYDTFWIGVYPGMTDRMLDKMINVIRQR; translated from the coding sequence ATGTTTGAAGATAGCACAAAAAAACAGGCAGCAGAGCAGATTATTTCTGCCGTAAAAGAATATTACAAAAAATTTATGGTAAGGCCGGAATACAAGGACGGCGACCGTATCAGCTATGCAAGCCGCGTGTTCGACGAAAACGAAATGGTGAATCTTGTGGACAGCTCCCTTGAATTTTGGCTTACGAGCGGACGCTACACGGATCAATTTGAAGCGCAGCTTGCAAAGTATCTCGACGTTCCGTTTTGCTCTCTCGTCAATTCAGGGTCAAGCGCCAATCTTTGTGCATTTATGGCGCTTACATCGCCGCTTTTAAAAGAACGTCAGTTGAAACGTGGAGACGAAGTGATCACCGTAGCCTGCGGATTCCCTACAACGGTAACGCCGATCATTCAATACGGCGCGGTTCCCGTTTTTGTCGATGTCACGATTCCGCAGTACAACATTGACGTGACAAAGCTTGAAGATGCTTTGTCGCCTAAGACAAAAGCTGTAATGATTGCGCATACGCTCGGAAATCCGTTTGACTTAAAAGCGGTAAAAGAGTTTTGTGCAAAGCATAATCTTTGGCTTATAGAAGATAACTGCGATGCGCTCGGCTCAGAATACACGATTGACGGGAAGGCGTATAAGACCGGAACCGTCGGCGATATAGGCACATCGAGTTTTTATCCGCCGCATCACATGACGATGGGCGAGGGCGGTGCCGTGTATACTCGCAATCCGCTGCTGCATAGGATTATTAGATCTTTGCGCGATTGGGGGCGCGACTGTATTTGCCCGAGCGGAGTGGATAATAAGTGCGGCCATCGTTTTGACGGGCAGTATGGAGAACTTCCGTTCGGATACGATCATAAATATACGTACAGCCACTTCGGCTATAATCTTAAAGCGACAGATATGCAGGCTGCGATCGGCTGTGCGCAGCTTAAAAAATTTCCGACATTCGTTGAACGACGAAAGTATAACTGGAAGCGTCTGAAAGACGGACTTGCGGGGTTGGAAGACAAGCTCATACTTCCCGAACCCGCCGCTTCAAGCGATCCGAGTTGGTTCGGTTTTTTAATAACGTGCAAGCCAGGCACGAACAGGACCGAACTCGTAAAAAAGATTGAAGCGGCGAACATCCAAACGCGTGCTCTTTTTGCCGGAAATCTTGTGCGCCATCCGTGCTTCGATCAAATGCGTTTAAGCGGGAAAGGTTACAGGATAAGCGGTACGCTGGATGTGACCGACAGGATTATGTATGACACATTTTGGATCGGCGTGTATCCCGGCATGACCGATCGGATGTTGGATAAGATGATAAATGTCATTAGGCAAAGATAA
- a CDS encoding thiamine pyrophosphate-binding protein, translating to MKVSDYIINFFIDNGINDMFGYPGAVVCHLMDSAAKNKKMHLHLNYHEQASAFAVCGYGLGTGKIAVAYSNGGPGATNLVTGIADAYYDSIPSIFIAGQVDTSDMKGMFPMRQKGIQEIPIAKLMSPICKAFYLVDAPSAVPFYFKKALYEAKSGRPGPVVLELPADVQRADIDVDLCDVFSIPDCEKVKAGEYSLLIERALMESKRPCILVGNGIKVSNLGDKLKKIIEKFHIPVVFSLHAFDLFEYDYKYNFGFIGNNGKRYSNFILSKADLIISFGARLDIKQVGNQRSNFAKNAKLIRVDIDNNELSYRVRPDEIQLLIDLRYLLDKLLECDVALDTKNWIDICNILKTQLEGYDLHEYHLSLRSLLSKVNGACIYTADVGQHEIYMAQALKLKKEQHVVLSLGLASMGFGIPAAIGAYYATGKYVVCVCGDGGFQMNSQELQFLARENIPVKIIVFNNNSLGMIREFQERNFANKCIHSVESESYVVPNIERLSNAYGISYRKLNSEDKIEIENFEFKSDIPEIIELVISTPTTLYPRFIKGKNIQDMDPPLPDNLYTELNNL from the coding sequence ATGAAAGTTAGTGATTATATTATTAATTTTTTCATAGACAACGGTATAAATGATATGTTTGGATATCCAGGTGCCGTTGTATGCCATCTGATGGATTCTGCTGCTAAAAACAAAAAAATGCATTTACATTTGAATTACCATGAACAGGCATCGGCTTTTGCAGTTTGCGGGTATGGATTAGGAACTGGAAAAATAGCCGTTGCTTATTCTAACGGCGGACCCGGGGCGACAAATCTTGTAACAGGGATTGCCGATGCATATTATGATTCTATTCCTTCCATTTTTATTGCAGGTCAGGTTGATACTTCCGACATGAAGGGAATGTTTCCTATGCGTCAAAAGGGAATACAAGAGATCCCAATTGCAAAATTGATGTCTCCGATTTGTAAAGCTTTCTATTTAGTAGATGCTCCTAGCGCGGTACCTTTTTATTTTAAGAAAGCATTGTATGAGGCAAAGTCTGGACGTCCCGGTCCTGTTGTTCTGGAATTGCCGGCTGATGTGCAAAGAGCGGATATAGATGTTGATTTGTGTGATGTTTTTTCTATTCCGGATTGTGAAAAAGTAAAGGCGGGTGAATATAGTTTATTGATTGAAAGAGCGCTAATGGAATCGAAAAGACCGTGCATTCTCGTTGGAAACGGCATAAAGGTTTCTAATCTTGGAGATAAACTTAAAAAAATTATTGAAAAATTTCATATTCCTGTAGTTTTTAGTTTGCACGCCTTCGATTTATTTGAATATGATTATAAATATAATTTCGGTTTCATTGGAAATAATGGAAAACGGTATAGTAACTTTATTCTTTCGAAAGCAGATTTAATAATTTCATTTGGGGCAAGGCTGGATATAAAACAGGTCGGAAATCAAAGATCAAATTTCGCGAAAAATGCAAAATTGATTAGAGTTGATATCGATAATAATGAACTGTCTTATCGAGTAAGGCCTGATGAGATTCAATTACTTATTGATTTGCGTTATTTGTTAGATAAATTGTTGGAATGCGATGTAGCGCTTGATACGAAAAATTGGATTGATATATGTAATATTTTAAAAACCCAATTGGAAGGATATGACCTTCATGAGTATCATCTGTCTCTTAGAAGCCTTTTATCAAAAGTTAATGGAGCATGTATATATACGGCAGATGTTGGTCAACATGAAATATATATGGCACAAGCCTTGAAGCTTAAAAAAGAACAACATGTAGTTTTGTCTCTAGGATTAGCCTCTATGGGTTTTGGCATACCTGCGGCTATCGGTGCTTATTATGCGACCGGAAAATATGTCGTTTGTGTTTGCGGTGACGGTGGTTTTCAGATGAATTCTCAGGAATTACAGTTTTTAGCAAGGGAAAATATTCCTGTCAAAATTATTGTATTCAATAATAATTCACTAGGGATGATTCGTGAATTTCAGGAAAGAAATTTTGCCAATAAGTGTATTCATTCTGTAGAATCTGAAAGTTATGTAGTGCCAAATATTGAGCGATTATCAAATGCTTATGGGATTTCATATAGAAAACTGAATAGCGAAGATAAAATCGAGATTGAGAATTTCGAATTTAAATCGGATATTCCGGAAATTATAGAGCTTGTAATTTCAACGCCAACGACTTTATATCCGAGATTTATAAAAGGTAAAAATATTCAAGATATGGATCCTCCCCTTCCGGATAATTTATATACGGAGTTAAATAATTTATAA